From a single Nymphaea colorata isolate Beijing-Zhang1983 chromosome 4, ASM883128v2, whole genome shotgun sequence genomic region:
- the LOC116252181 gene encoding kinesin-like protein KIN-10C isoform X1, translating into MAAMADPSTSQEIPDSVSYPRKKIRIIAKIQELVGRETETSDGCLSSCISFEDPVEKSNAQSRIRLSDREAGKSETFKLDCCYGKDEAADSVFSKEISSLIAGIFQGFHSTILFYGGKTSGKNSVIQGLIPLSMGEILSTSGRMSYMVKLSCYEVRCEPHGDRCYDLLEPKDKEVSVWEDKGGRIQLKGLAQVPVQSISDFNEKFSNFMASCKTSQKGFLEAPRKCHRGMMVWIFQKREQESTLNFVGKMNFIDLAVGYEGVKQKVENSSQKIESARINKSLCDLLRVVHGLNLSENGIAWRESKLARILRDSLGVKSQSLLLACLNQNSYQESVWTLSLVSRPCQSTIGYRKDTPRPKQNMATGLKKEVSIATPCRLQSPFTSVPKNRNAERSFLSCSTPCKLQAPCGSSKATNKSKFNSRKDVPNVASATTETRKQLLPLACTANPKEESVTSDVLPVLEEPTAQEGMHDVEIASTKEAVDIASGVELLSISDESNANKENTSFCIKFDETSPPISARLKALKENLEALCSPLPFGTATPFKDILIDDSSKAPLDPVTPKTSSDAFTNIGTPLDKFNAMSAGLKKSLIQEYLALLNTATKKELMKMKGIGEKRAEYILQLRLDSPEPLKELSDLTRIGLSHKQINYMLRKVAGGMFN; encoded by the exons ATGGCTGCCATGGCGGATCCTTCCACTAGCCAAGAAATCCCCGATTCTGTTTCATACCCACGCAAGAAAATTCGGATAATAGCAAAAATTCAAGAGCTTGTTGGCCGGGAGACGGAGACCTCCGATGGGTGCCTCTCATCTTGCATTTCTTTTGAAGATCCAGTTGAGAAATCCAACGCACAGAGCCGTATTCGCCTCTCCGACCGTGAAGCTGG CAAAAGCGAGACGTTCAAGTTGGATTGTTGCTACGGAAAGGATGAGGCAGCAGATtcagttttttcaaaagaaattagttCCCTTATTGCTGGCATTTTCCAAGGTTTTCATTCAACTATACTTTTCTACGGGGGGAAAACGAGTGGAAAGAATTCTGTGATCCAG GGTTTAATACCATTATCAATGGGCGAAATTCTATCTACGAGTGGCAGAATGTCATATATGGTAAAGCTGTCGTGTTATGAAGTGCGTTGCGAGCCACACGGGGATCGCTGCTATGATTTATTGGAACCAAAAGATAAGGAGGTTTCTGTGTGGGAAGACAAGGGCGGCAGGATTCAACTGAAGGGGCTTGCTCAG GTTCCCGTGCAATCCATTTCCGATTTTAATGAAAAGTTTTCAAACTTTATGGCCAGTTGTAAAACTAGTCAAAAAGGTTTTCTGGAGGCTCCAAGGAAGTGCCACAGAGGTATGATGGTATGGATATTCCAAAAAAGGGAGCAAGAATCCACACTTAATTTTGTGGGGAAGATGAATTTCATTGATTTAGCAG TAGGTTATGAGGGCGTGAAACAGAAAGTTGAAAACAGTTCTCAAAAGATTGAAAGTGCTAGAATCAACAAATCTCTATGTGACCTGTTGAGGGTTGTTCACGGGTTGAACTTGAGCGAGAATGGGATTGCATGGAGGGAAAGCAAACTTGCTCGCATTCTAAGAGATTCATTGGGTGTAAAAAGCCAATCTCTATTGCTCGCTTGCTTG aatcaaaattcataTCAAGAATCTGTATGGACACTCAGTTTGGTTTCACGCCCATGTCAGAGTACGATCGGTTATAGAAAAGACACCCCAAGGCCAAAACAGAATATGGCTACAGGTTTAAAGAAAGAGGTGTCTATCGCTACTCCTTGCAGGCTGCAGTCTCCATTTACTTCTGTCCCCAAGAACAGAAATGCAGAGAGaagtttcctttcttgttcaaCTCCATGCAAGCTCCAAGCTCCATGTGGTTCCTCAAAGGCAACCAacaaatctaaattcaattcGAGAAAAGATGTACCAAATGTTGCATCTGCTACAACTGAGACAAG GAAACAGTTGCTGCCTTTAGCTTGCACCGCAAATCCTAAAGAG GAGTCTGTGACCTCAGACGTTCTACCCGTCCTAGAGGAGCCAACAGCACAGGAG GGGATGCATGATGTTGAAATTGCATCCACTAAGGAAGCCGTTGATATTGCATCTGGTGTAGAACTATTATCAATTTCAGATG AGTCAAATGCCAACAAGGAAAATACAAGTTTCTGCATAAAATTTGATGAAACTTCACCACCTATAAGTGCAAGGCTAAAAGCCCTAAAAGAGAACTTGGAAGCACTTTGTTCCCCTCTTCCTTTTGGGACAGCTACGCCTTTCAAAGACATTCTCATCGATGATTCTTCCAAAGCTCCTTTGGACCCCGTAACGCCTAAAACTTCTTCTGATGCCTTTACGAACATCGGAACACCACTTGATaaattcaatgcaatgagtgcTGGTCTGAAG AAATCACTTATTCAAGAGTATCTAGCACTCCTTAATACTGCTACCAA GAAGGAACTGATGAAAATGAAG GGGATTGGAGAGAAACGAGCTGAATATATATTACAACTTCGTCTGGATTCTCCTGAGCCTCTCAAGGAG CTATCAGACCTGACAAGAATCGGTCTTTCCCATAAGCAG ATAAATTATATGTTAAGAAAAGTGGCTGGGGGCATGTTTAATTGA
- the LOC116252181 gene encoding kinesin-like protein KIN-10C isoform X2, which translates to MAAMADPSTSQEIPDSVSYPRKKIRIIAKIQELVGRETETSDGCLSSCISFEDPVEKSNAQSRIRLSDREAGKSETFKLDCCYGKDEAADSVFSKEISSLIAGIFQGFHSTILFYGGKTSGKNSVIQGLIPLSMGEILSTSGRMSYMVKLSCYEVRCEPHGDRCYDLLEPKDKEVSVWEDKGGRIQLKGLAQVPVQSISDFNEKFSNFMASCKTSQKGFLEAPRKCHRGMMVWIFQKREQESTLNFVGKMNFIDLAGYEGVKQKVENSSQKIESARINKSLCDLLRVVHGLNLSENGIAWRESKLARILRDSLGVKSQSLLLACLNQNSYQESVWTLSLVSRPCQSTIGYRKDTPRPKQNMATGLKKEVSIATPCRLQSPFTSVPKNRNAERSFLSCSTPCKLQAPCGSSKATNKSKFNSRKDVPNVASATTETRKQLLPLACTANPKEESVTSDVLPVLEEPTAQEGMHDVEIASTKEAVDIASGVELLSISDESNANKENTSFCIKFDETSPPISARLKALKENLEALCSPLPFGTATPFKDILIDDSSKAPLDPVTPKTSSDAFTNIGTPLDKFNAMSAGLKKSLIQEYLALLNTATKKELMKMKGIGEKRAEYILQLRLDSPEPLKELSDLTRIGLSHKQINYMLRKVAGGMFN; encoded by the exons ATGGCTGCCATGGCGGATCCTTCCACTAGCCAAGAAATCCCCGATTCTGTTTCATACCCACGCAAGAAAATTCGGATAATAGCAAAAATTCAAGAGCTTGTTGGCCGGGAGACGGAGACCTCCGATGGGTGCCTCTCATCTTGCATTTCTTTTGAAGATCCAGTTGAGAAATCCAACGCACAGAGCCGTATTCGCCTCTCCGACCGTGAAGCTGG CAAAAGCGAGACGTTCAAGTTGGATTGTTGCTACGGAAAGGATGAGGCAGCAGATtcagttttttcaaaagaaattagttCCCTTATTGCTGGCATTTTCCAAGGTTTTCATTCAACTATACTTTTCTACGGGGGGAAAACGAGTGGAAAGAATTCTGTGATCCAG GGTTTAATACCATTATCAATGGGCGAAATTCTATCTACGAGTGGCAGAATGTCATATATGGTAAAGCTGTCGTGTTATGAAGTGCGTTGCGAGCCACACGGGGATCGCTGCTATGATTTATTGGAACCAAAAGATAAGGAGGTTTCTGTGTGGGAAGACAAGGGCGGCAGGATTCAACTGAAGGGGCTTGCTCAG GTTCCCGTGCAATCCATTTCCGATTTTAATGAAAAGTTTTCAAACTTTATGGCCAGTTGTAAAACTAGTCAAAAAGGTTTTCTGGAGGCTCCAAGGAAGTGCCACAGAGGTATGATGGTATGGATATTCCAAAAAAGGGAGCAAGAATCCACACTTAATTTTGTGGGGAAGATGAATTTCATTGATTTAGCAG GTTATGAGGGCGTGAAACAGAAAGTTGAAAACAGTTCTCAAAAGATTGAAAGTGCTAGAATCAACAAATCTCTATGTGACCTGTTGAGGGTTGTTCACGGGTTGAACTTGAGCGAGAATGGGATTGCATGGAGGGAAAGCAAACTTGCTCGCATTCTAAGAGATTCATTGGGTGTAAAAAGCCAATCTCTATTGCTCGCTTGCTTG aatcaaaattcataTCAAGAATCTGTATGGACACTCAGTTTGGTTTCACGCCCATGTCAGAGTACGATCGGTTATAGAAAAGACACCCCAAGGCCAAAACAGAATATGGCTACAGGTTTAAAGAAAGAGGTGTCTATCGCTACTCCTTGCAGGCTGCAGTCTCCATTTACTTCTGTCCCCAAGAACAGAAATGCAGAGAGaagtttcctttcttgttcaaCTCCATGCAAGCTCCAAGCTCCATGTGGTTCCTCAAAGGCAACCAacaaatctaaattcaattcGAGAAAAGATGTACCAAATGTTGCATCTGCTACAACTGAGACAAG GAAACAGTTGCTGCCTTTAGCTTGCACCGCAAATCCTAAAGAG GAGTCTGTGACCTCAGACGTTCTACCCGTCCTAGAGGAGCCAACAGCACAGGAG GGGATGCATGATGTTGAAATTGCATCCACTAAGGAAGCCGTTGATATTGCATCTGGTGTAGAACTATTATCAATTTCAGATG AGTCAAATGCCAACAAGGAAAATACAAGTTTCTGCATAAAATTTGATGAAACTTCACCACCTATAAGTGCAAGGCTAAAAGCCCTAAAAGAGAACTTGGAAGCACTTTGTTCCCCTCTTCCTTTTGGGACAGCTACGCCTTTCAAAGACATTCTCATCGATGATTCTTCCAAAGCTCCTTTGGACCCCGTAACGCCTAAAACTTCTTCTGATGCCTTTACGAACATCGGAACACCACTTGATaaattcaatgcaatgagtgcTGGTCTGAAG AAATCACTTATTCAAGAGTATCTAGCACTCCTTAATACTGCTACCAA GAAGGAACTGATGAAAATGAAG GGGATTGGAGAGAAACGAGCTGAATATATATTACAACTTCGTCTGGATTCTCCTGAGCCTCTCAAGGAG CTATCAGACCTGACAAGAATCGGTCTTTCCCATAAGCAG ATAAATTATATGTTAAGAAAAGTGGCTGGGGGCATGTTTAATTGA